The DNA segment GCACGCCCCGCGCAGGCTCGGCCGGAGCAAGAGAGGCTGAGGCCGAGCGGGCGCCGCAGGCGCCCGCCTTGAACAAGTAAAGAAACTCTGAACACAACGGCCATCGCGGCCAGGCTGGCTACTGGCGTTCGGGGATGAGACGGCTGGTGTATCCGGCTGCGATGAGGCGTTCGTAGGCGGCCTGGACGTCGGCGGGGATGTGTTGAGGTTCAATCTCGCCGGACCGGCCTTGGAGTTCGAGACGCTGAGTGTCACCAACGAGCATGTTCACCACGCGCTCTGGTTCACCGATGCTGTCGACGTAGGTATCGAGGTCCTGTTGTGCGCCCGTACACAGGATTTCCACGTCTGGCCAGAGCTTGGCAGCGATCGCCTGTGCCCGTCGCTGTTGGTATGGGCGCGAGATCAGCAACACCGACTGCGGCGCAATGCCTTCCCCGGCAAGGAGTTCCCGGGTGAGGCTGATGTTCTCGACCGTGGTTTTCGCCTTGGGCTCGACGCGGATTGCTGAGTCGGGGACACCGTTGTCCATGGCGATTTCCCGAAAGTGG comes from the Prauserella marina genome and includes:
- a CDS encoding YdcF family protein, with product MAVYTAELYRRGLFPLVVFTGANAPTTVERFPRGEAVHFREIAMDNGVPDSAIRVEPKAKTTVENISLTRELLAGEGIAPQSVLLISRPYQQRRAQAIAAKLWPDVEILCTGAQQDLDTYVDSIGEPERVVNMLVGDTQRLELQGRSGEIEPQHIPADVQAAYERLIAAGYTSRLIPERQ